In Fundidesulfovibrio terrae, a genomic segment contains:
- a CDS encoding CoA-binding protein: MLLGDAEMRVALTGCASVAIVGAKDKPGSAVDRVGRYLIDNGFTVYPVHPVRKGVWGLQTYANLAELPNPVDIVNLFRAAEHCPEHARETLALSVLPKIFWMQLGIFSFEARSILAQSPIMVIEDLCLMVEHRRLMHEDY, translated from the coding sequence ATGCTCTTAGGCGACGCCGAAATGCGTGTGGCTTTGACCGGCTGCGCCTCTGTGGCCATCGTCGGAGCCAAGGACAAGCCCGGCAGCGCGGTGGACCGCGTCGGGCGCTACCTCATTGACAACGGCTTCACGGTGTACCCAGTGCACCCGGTGCGCAAGGGAGTATGGGGCCTGCAAACCTACGCCAACCTGGCCGAGCTTCCCAACCCTGTGGACATCGTAAACCTGTTCAGGGCCGCGGAACACTGCCCGGAGCACGCCCGCGAGACCCTGGCCCTGTCCGTGCTCCCAAAGATTTTCTGGATGCAGCTGGGCATCTTCAGCTTCGAGGCCCGCAGCATCCTGGCCCAATCCCCCATCATGGTTATTGAGGACCTGTGCCTCATGGTGGAACACCGCAGGCTCATGCATGAAGACTACTGA
- a CDS encoding DMT family transporter: MASNIRTSPATVWAHAALVAAMLLYGGSFVAMKAALAFLDPWLIVLGRMLLALAAFSLYWRRIPPATLVRRHLPKLLVMALSEPCLYFVFEARALTLTQASQAGVITALLPVMVACAAGVFQGERTSPTNWAGLALGCAGAALLSAFAPQDQYSPDPVLGNLLEFAAMGCATVYTLMVKHLVRHFSPLFLTAFQVITGAVFFLPALFFSPWPDQLSWQALAAVGYLGLGVSVGAYGLYNFCLSRLPAGRVAGAVNLIPVFTLTLGWLALGESITGWQWAAVALILAGARLAGHSS; encoded by the coding sequence ATGGCTTCGAACATACGCACTTCTCCGGCCACGGTTTGGGCGCACGCCGCCCTGGTGGCGGCAATGCTCCTGTATGGCGGGTCCTTCGTGGCCATGAAGGCCGCCCTGGCTTTCCTCGATCCGTGGCTGATCGTCCTGGGCCGGATGCTTCTGGCCCTGGCGGCGTTCAGCCTGTACTGGCGGCGCATTCCGCCGGCGACGCTCGTGAGGCGGCACCTGCCGAAACTTCTGGTGATGGCGCTTAGCGAGCCGTGCCTCTATTTCGTGTTCGAGGCCAGGGCCCTCACGCTCACCCAGGCGTCGCAGGCGGGCGTCATCACGGCGCTTTTGCCCGTAATGGTGGCCTGCGCTGCCGGCGTGTTCCAGGGCGAGCGCACCTCGCCCACCAACTGGGCCGGGCTGGCCCTAGGCTGCGCCGGGGCCGCCCTGCTCTCCGCCTTCGCGCCGCAAGACCAATACTCGCCCGACCCCGTGCTCGGCAACCTCCTGGAGTTCGCGGCCATGGGCTGCGCCACGGTCTACACGCTGATGGTCAAGCACTTGGTGCGCCACTTTTCGCCGCTTTTCCTCACGGCCTTCCAGGTTATCACAGGGGCGGTGTTCTTCCTCCCGGCCCTGTTCTTCTCCCCCTGGCCGGACCAGCTCTCATGGCAGGCCCTGGCGGCCGTGGGCTACCTGGGCCTGGGCGTCAGCGTGGGGGCGTACGGGCTCTACAACTTCTGCCTGTCCAGGCTTCCGGCCGGGCGCGTGGCGGGCGCGGTGAACCTGATTCCGGTGTTCACCCTGACCCTGGGATGGCTGGCTCTGGGGGAATCCATCACCGGATGGCAGTGGGCCGCTGTGGCGCTGATCCTGGCCGGGGCCCGCCTGGCGGGACATTCTTCTTGA
- a CDS encoding M24 family metallopeptidase: MFEAIEVMPAGELVRRHAACRSLLARFAPDAGGLAVFSRLAIYYLTGTFGNGVLWLPVEGEPVLMVRKGMERARMESPLSRVVPFRSYSDIPGLCREAGSPLTEVAAAEMNGLSWSLSGLLTSKLKDVRFVPGDMVLARAQAVKSPWELNKTRLCGARHAKALTELLPGRIRPGMSEREVSHSVWEVFFELGHPGMLRMGAHGEEIFLGHVAAGDSGNYPSVFNGPLGLRGEHPAIPFMGYAGQVWRKGQPLSVDCGFALEGYNTDKTQVYWAGPRSSVPDEVASAHAFCMDVQAWTAERLKPEVSPAEIWAHCSDWAVREGFDAGFMGLGGNKVPFLGHGIGLVIDAWPVLAKGFDEPFEEGMVMAVEPKMGIAGVGMVGVENTFEVTASGGVCLTGGGSFDMIAVE; encoded by the coding sequence ATGTTCGAAGCCATTGAAGTCATGCCTGCCGGAGAACTCGTCCGGCGTCATGCGGCCTGCCGGTCCCTTTTGGCCAGGTTCGCCCCCGACGCGGGGGGGCTGGCCGTATTTTCCCGGTTGGCCATCTACTACCTGACGGGAACATTTGGCAATGGCGTACTCTGGCTGCCCGTGGAGGGCGAGCCGGTGCTCATGGTGCGCAAGGGCATGGAACGGGCCAGGATGGAATCGCCGCTTTCGCGCGTCGTGCCTTTCCGCTCCTATTCCGACATCCCCGGCTTGTGCCGGGAGGCCGGTTCGCCCCTGACGGAGGTGGCGGCGGCCGAGATGAACGGGCTGTCCTGGAGCCTTTCCGGGCTGCTCACGTCCAAACTCAAGGACGTGCGTTTCGTCCCGGGCGACATGGTGCTAGCCCGGGCCCAGGCCGTGAAGAGCCCCTGGGAGCTTAACAAGACGCGCCTGTGCGGCGCCCGGCACGCCAAGGCCCTGACCGAACTGTTGCCCGGACGCATCCGCCCGGGCATGAGCGAGCGCGAGGTGTCCCACTCGGTGTGGGAGGTCTTCTTCGAACTCGGCCATCCGGGAATGCTCCGGATGGGCGCGCACGGCGAGGAGATTTTCCTGGGCCATGTGGCGGCTGGCGATTCCGGCAACTATCCCAGCGTGTTCAACGGCCCCTTGGGGCTTCGCGGCGAGCATCCGGCCATCCCCTTCATGGGCTACGCGGGGCAGGTGTGGCGAAAGGGCCAGCCGCTCTCCGTGGACTGCGGTTTCGCCCTGGAGGGCTACAACACCGACAAGACCCAGGTGTACTGGGCCGGACCGCGATCGTCGGTGCCGGATGAGGTGGCTTCGGCCCACGCCTTTTGCATGGACGTGCAGGCCTGGACGGCCGAACGCCTGAAACCCGAGGTCTCGCCCGCCGAGATCTGGGCGCATTGCTCGGACTGGGCCGTTCGGGAAGGCTTCGACGCCGGATTCATGGGCCTGGGCGGCAACAAGGTCCCCTTCCTGGGGCACGGCATCGGCCTGGTGATCGACGCCTGGCCCGTGCTGGCCAAGGGCTTCGACGAGCCCTTCGAGGAGGGGATGGTCATGGCCGTGGAGCCCAAGATGGGCATTGCGGGTGTGGGCATGGTGGGCGTGGAGAACACCTTCGAGGTCACGGCCTCGGGCGGCGTGTGCCTGACCGGCGGCGGCTCCTTCGACATGATCGCCGTGGAGTAG
- a CDS encoding CBS domain-containing protein, whose protein sequence is MLTVGDLMTTQLFTLLETDTLYTAKQIMEMARVRHVPIVDAKDAFIGLITHRDMLALAVSKLSDIDSSTQDELDAGIPLREIMRSDVVVVSSSALLRDAAQMLLDHKYGCLPVVDAGKLVGIITEADFLRLTISLMDALENRGER, encoded by the coding sequence ATGCTTACCGTCGGCGACCTCATGACCACCCAACTGTTCACCCTGCTGGAGACAGACACCCTCTACACGGCGAAACAGATCATGGAGATGGCCCGCGTCCGGCACGTGCCCATCGTGGACGCCAAGGACGCCTTCATCGGCCTCATTACCCACCGGGACATGCTGGCCCTGGCGGTGTCCAAGCTCTCGGACATCGACTCATCCACCCAGGACGAACTGGACGCGGGCATCCCCCTGCGCGAGATCATGCGCTCGGACGTGGTGGTGGTGAGTTCGAGCGCCCTCTTGCGCGATGCCGCCCAGATGCTCCTGGACCACAAGTACGGCTGCCTGCCCGTGGTGGACGCCGGAAAGCTGGTGGGCATCATCACCGAGGCGGACTTCCTGCGCCTCACCATCAGCCTCATGGACGCCTTGGAGAACCGAGGCGAGCGCTGA
- a CDS encoding protein-L-isoaspartate(D-aspartate) O-methyltransferase: protein MEIDPKRSRERMVRDQIIARGVSSLAVLSAMRKVPRHLFVEEALKPQAYEDHPLPIGQGQTISQPYVVAWMTELLDVKPGMKVLEIGTGSGYQTAVLAEMGAVVHSVERVPELHQLAKNRLAAMGYGNVHLKLDDGTLGWPESAPFDRILVTAGGPKVPEPYLEQLADPGLLVIPVGPERRSQNLTLVRKQDGKIGRKSVGQVMFVDLVGRHAW from the coding sequence TTGGAAATCGATCCCAAACGCAGCCGCGAGCGCATGGTGCGCGACCAGATCATCGCCAGAGGGGTGTCCTCGCTGGCCGTGCTTTCCGCAATGCGCAAGGTTCCCCGCCACCTCTTCGTGGAGGAGGCCCTGAAGCCGCAGGCGTACGAGGACCATCCCCTGCCCATCGGACAGGGGCAGACCATCTCGCAGCCTTACGTGGTGGCCTGGATGACCGAGCTTCTGGACGTGAAGCCCGGCATGAAGGTTCTTGAGATCGGGACGGGCTCGGGCTATCAGACCGCGGTCCTGGCGGAGATGGGCGCGGTGGTCCATTCCGTGGAACGGGTGCCCGAACTGCACCAGCTGGCCAAGAACCGGCTGGCGGCCATGGGCTATGGCAACGTCCATCTGAAGCTGGACGACGGCACCCTGGGGTGGCCTGAGTCGGCCCCCTTCGACAGGATCCTGGTGACGGCGGGAGGCCCCAAGGTGCCCGAGCCTTATCTCGAGCAGCTGGCCGACCCCGGGCTCCTGGTCATCCCCGTGGGGCCGGAGCGGCGCAGCCAGAACCTGACCCTGGTGCGCAAGCAGGATGGAAAGATCGGGCGCAAATCCGTCGGACAGGTCATGTTCGTCGATCTCGTCGGCCGCCACGCATGGTAG
- a CDS encoding Mrp/NBP35 family ATP-binding protein, protein MKIKKKGEAESSACKSCAKSSTCGSKSSPDGCKDAKTQKQDERISSALSRIKYKLFVMSGKGGVGKSSITVNLAAALARKGHKVGILDVDLHGPSVPRMLGLSGNLEANEKGEVVPKAYDENLSVVSMESLLKDPDQAVLWRGPMKTSAIRQFIGEMQWGELDYLVIDSPPGTGDEHMTVLRTIPDALCVVVTTPQEVSLADVRKAINFLQYAQANILGLVENMSGLICPHCSKEIALFKKGGGEELAKKYGIDFLGAIPLDPVTVVAGDMGRPVVLMDEPSPVKDALMALADNIDQAAQSSLEAHATLRR, encoded by the coding sequence ATGAAGATCAAGAAAAAGGGCGAGGCCGAATCCTCGGCGTGCAAGAGCTGCGCGAAATCCAGCACCTGCGGGTCGAAATCCTCGCCGGACGGCTGCAAGGACGCCAAGACGCAAAAGCAGGACGAGCGCATCTCCTCGGCCCTGTCCCGGATCAAGTACAAGCTTTTCGTGATGAGCGGCAAGGGCGGGGTGGGCAAGAGCTCCATCACCGTGAACCTGGCCGCCGCACTGGCCCGCAAGGGCCACAAGGTGGGAATCCTGGACGTGGACCTGCACGGACCCAGCGTGCCGCGCATGCTCGGGCTCTCCGGCAACCTCGAGGCCAACGAGAAGGGGGAGGTGGTCCCCAAGGCCTACGACGAGAACCTCTCCGTGGTGTCCATGGAATCCCTCCTCAAGGATCCGGACCAGGCCGTGCTCTGGCGCGGCCCCATGAAGACCTCGGCCATTCGCCAGTTCATCGGCGAGATGCAGTGGGGCGAGCTCGACTATCTGGTCATCGATTCGCCCCCGGGCACCGGAGACGAGCACATGACCGTGCTGCGCACCATCCCCGACGCCCTGTGCGTGGTGGTGACCACGCCCCAGGAGGTCTCCCTGGCCGACGTGCGCAAGGCCATCAACTTCCTGCAGTACGCCCAGGCCAACATCCTCGGGCTGGTGGAGAACATGAGCGGGCTCATCTGCCCGCACTGCTCCAAGGAGATCGCCCTGTTCAAGAAGGGCGGCGGCGAGGAACTGGCCAAGAAATACGGCATCGACTTCCTGGGCGCGATTCCGCTCGATCCCGTCACTGTGGTGGCCGGGGACATGGGCCGGCCGGTGGTCCTCATGGACGAGCCCTCGCCCGTGAAGGACGCCCTCATGGCCTTAGCCGACAACATCGACCAGGCCGCCCAGTCCAGCCTGGAGGCCCACGCCACGCTCAGGCGCTAG
- the pgsA gene encoding CDP-diacylglycerol--glycerol-3-phosphate 3-phosphatidyltransferase — MMNLPNVLTLARIGVVPILVLMLYFPGPAMCFAAMMVFILASVTDVADGLLARQMGLVTNLGKFLDPLADKLLIGSVMIMLVRLGWVEAWVAVLIIGREMAVTGLRAVASDQGIVIAADKFGKLKTIIQTFALCPLILHFPVWGVDPQPFGDMLLYVALGLTIGSGANYMYGFFKNWQG, encoded by the coding sequence ATGATGAACCTGCCCAACGTGCTCACCCTGGCCAGGATCGGCGTCGTGCCGATCCTCGTGCTGATGCTCTATTTCCCCGGACCGGCCATGTGCTTCGCGGCCATGATGGTGTTCATCCTGGCCTCGGTGACGGACGTCGCCGACGGACTGCTGGCCCGGCAAATGGGGCTGGTGACCAACCTGGGCAAGTTCCTGGACCCCCTGGCCGACAAGCTCCTCATCGGCTCGGTGATGATCATGCTGGTACGCCTTGGCTGGGTGGAAGCCTGGGTGGCCGTGCTCATCATCGGCCGGGAGATGGCCGTGACCGGGCTTCGGGCCGTGGCCTCGGACCAGGGCATAGTCATCGCCGCGGACAAGTTCGGCAAGCTCAAGACCATCATCCAGACCTTCGCCCTGTGTCCGCTCATCCTGCACTTCCCCGTCTGGGGCGTGGACCCGCAGCCCTTCGGTGACATGCTCCTCTACGTGGCCCTGGGCCTGACCATCGGTTCGGGGGCCAACTACATGTACGGCTTCTTCAAGAATTGGCAGGGCTAG
- a CDS encoding FtsB family cell division protein, whose protein sequence is MIIRRLLLALILTCNAILLYNLIWSDKGIFAYLDLKNHQKQLKLRLENLGGRSLDLSQEIRWLKSDKAFTEKMTRAHGNYLRDNEIIYLFPGNTPEGSVGDDIKN, encoded by the coding sequence ATGATCATACGGCGCTTGCTCCTCGCACTCATCCTCACCTGCAACGCCATACTTCTATACAATCTCATCTGGAGCGACAAAGGCATCTTCGCCTATCTCGACCTGAAGAATCACCAGAAGCAGCTGAAGCTCAGACTGGAAAACCTGGGCGGGCGTTCGCTGGACCTGAGCCAGGAGATTCGTTGGCTCAAGTCCGACAAGGCGTTTACGGAAAAAATGACGCGTGCTCACGGGAATTACCTGCGCGACAACGAAATCATCTATCTATTCCCCGGGAACACCCCTGAAGGAAGCGTTGGCGATGACATCAAAAATTGA
- a CDS encoding tetratricopeptide repeat protein — protein MTSKIDFYREVLNDDPNSRVFFPLAKMLAGQGESEEAVQILARSIAFHPGHLEAKFLLVELLTRLGRDDEALTAFEGLSSLLSSYPSVWTLWAAKAPGLSRDSALALNFLALSLQGKDVSWLSLMENGLAAASGRKVPAEGPCEGPGEGPGETEDAAEGQGEAPSGFSLRGADEVLALTRQIESQERHAPSDQLPPECASQASAAVKTRTMADLLARHGDYSSALEIYGELMPLASTEQEKQQISSRIEEINALMAAGIAPVKPSQAQPKSKAKLVSMLEALANRLDARATA, from the coding sequence ATGACATCAAAAATTGACTTTTACCGCGAAGTCTTAAACGACGACCCCAACTCCCGCGTCTTTTTCCCCCTGGCCAAGATGCTTGCCGGGCAAGGAGAATCCGAGGAGGCTGTTCAGATCCTCGCGCGCTCCATCGCTTTCCATCCCGGTCATCTCGAGGCCAAATTCCTGCTCGTCGAGCTGCTCACCCGCCTGGGGCGGGACGACGAAGCCCTGACCGCCTTCGAGGGGCTGTCCTCTCTTCTTTCCAGCTATCCCTCGGTGTGGACCTTGTGGGCTGCCAAGGCCCCCGGTCTCTCCAGGGACTCCGCCCTGGCGCTCAACTTCCTGGCGTTGTCGCTGCAGGGCAAGGACGTTTCCTGGCTGTCGCTCATGGAGAATGGCCTGGCCGCCGCTTCGGGACGGAAGGTCCCGGCCGAAGGGCCGTGTGAGGGCCCCGGGGAAGGACCCGGAGAAACCGAAGACGCCGCCGAAGGCCAAGGGGAAGCCCCATCCGGCTTCAGCCTGCGCGGTGCGGACGAAGTCCTGGCCCTGACCAGGCAGATCGAATCCCAGGAACGCCACGCGCCCTCGGACCAGCTCCCCCCCGAATGCGCCTCGCAGGCGTCCGCCGCCGTGAAGACGCGCACCATGGCCGACCTGCTGGCCCGCCATGGGGACTACTCCTCGGCCCTGGAGATCTACGGGGAACTCATGCCCCTGGCTTCGACCGAGCAGGAGAAACAGCAAATTTCCTCGCGCATCGAGGAGATCAACGCCCTGATGGCCGCCGGGATCGCTCCCGTGAAGCCCTCCCAAGCCCAGCCCAAGTCCAAGGCCAAGCTCGTGAGCATGCTCGAAGCCCTGGCCAACCGCCTGGACGCCAGGGCCACCGCCTGA
- the fbp gene encoding class 1 fructose-bisphosphatase, with amino-acid sequence MRQVTVTEHLLLHQKESPMATGRFTSMFNELILAAKIISREVNKAGLVDVLGLTGETNVQGEAVRKLDEYANSVLIHRMQRAGVLCAIASEENADLVEIPDHLPKGDYILIIDPLDGSTNIDANVNVGTIFSILRRKEKSECSARLCEVLQKGAEQVAAGYFLYGTSTMMVYTTGRGVNGFTLDPSVGEFLLSHPDIKTPERGKIYSINEAYWSYWDEPTREIVEYFKSPKNERGAPYSGRYIGSLVADFHRNLLYGGIFLYPADSQDPKKPHGKLRLMCEASPLAFVARQAGGAASDGVRDILDIEPTELHERVPLFIGSRKDVEKVEEIYRKHKK; translated from the coding sequence ATGCGCCAGGTAACCGTCACGGAACATCTTCTCCTGCACCAGAAGGAATCGCCCATGGCCACCGGGCGGTTCACCTCCATGTTCAACGAGCTGATCCTGGCGGCCAAGATCATCTCCCGCGAGGTGAACAAGGCTGGACTGGTTGACGTGCTTGGCCTGACCGGCGAGACCAACGTCCAGGGCGAGGCCGTGCGCAAGCTGGACGAATACGCCAACTCCGTGCTTATCCACCGCATGCAGCGCGCGGGCGTGCTCTGCGCCATCGCCTCCGAGGAGAACGCGGACCTGGTGGAAATCCCCGACCACCTGCCCAAGGGCGACTACATCCTGATCATCGACCCCCTGGACGGCTCCACCAACATCGACGCCAACGTCAACGTGGGCACCATCTTCTCCATCCTGCGCCGCAAGGAGAAGAGCGAATGCTCGGCTAGGCTGTGCGAAGTGCTGCAGAAGGGCGCTGAGCAGGTTGCCGCAGGATACTTCCTCTACGGAACCTCCACCATGATGGTCTACACCACGGGGCGCGGGGTCAACGGCTTCACCCTGGACCCCAGCGTGGGCGAATTCCTGCTCTCGCATCCGGACATCAAGACCCCGGAGCGCGGCAAGATCTATTCGATCAACGAGGCCTACTGGTCCTACTGGGACGAGCCCACCCGCGAGATCGTGGAATACTTCAAGAGCCCCAAGAACGAGCGCGGCGCGCCGTATTCCGGCCGCTACATCGGTTCGCTGGTAGCTGACTTCCACCGCAACCTCCTCTACGGGGGCATCTTCCTTTATCCCGCCGACAGCCAGGACCCCAAGAAGCCCCACGGCAAGCTGCGCCTCATGTGCGAGGCGAGCCCCCTGGCCTTCGTGGCCAGGCAGGCGGGCGGCGCGGCCTCGGACGGCGTGCGCGACATCCTGGACATCGAACCCACCGAGCTGCACGAGCGCGTCCCGCTGTTCATCGGCAGCCGCAAGGACGTGGAGAAGGTGGAGGAGATCTACCGCAAGCACAAGAAATGA
- the tsaD gene encoding tRNA (adenosine(37)-N6)-threonylcarbamoyltransferase complex transferase subunit TsaD: MICLGVETSCDETALALVEDGAVLGERLASQEGLHALFGGVVPELASREHLRKGAALYTSLMNSTGIDPSRVGCVAVARGPGLLGSLLVGMNLAKGLALGLGVPLVGVNHLHAHLMAAGLERGLPFPVIGLLISGGHTHLYLIRSPFEFELLGRTLDDAAGEALDKAAKMVNLPYPGGKFIDRLGRGVTPDDTLFPRPYTSNPGLDFSFSGLKTSVARYVADHPHLKLPVLPEGELPHVPGLGLFCASINSAVADTLRIKTRRAIAAHPEARALVVAGGVAANSMIRTVLAGLCAEHGLEAIFPSLSLCTDNAAMIAHLGCLLAGAGYRHGPELDAIPRGRPVPFDYARAAV, translated from the coding sequence ATGATCTGCCTGGGAGTCGAAACCTCCTGCGACGAGACCGCGCTGGCCTTGGTCGAGGACGGCGCGGTACTGGGCGAGCGTCTGGCCAGCCAGGAGGGGCTTCACGCCCTGTTCGGCGGCGTGGTCCCGGAGCTGGCCTCCCGCGAGCACCTGCGCAAGGGCGCGGCGCTCTACACCTCGCTCATGAATTCCACCGGCATCGATCCGTCGCGCGTAGGCTGCGTGGCCGTGGCCCGGGGGCCGGGGCTGCTGGGCAGCCTCCTGGTGGGCATGAACCTTGCCAAGGGACTGGCCTTGGGGCTGGGGGTGCCACTTGTGGGCGTGAACCACCTGCACGCCCACCTCATGGCCGCCGGTCTCGAACGCGGTCTGCCGTTCCCGGTGATCGGGCTTCTCATCTCGGGCGGGCACACCCACCTGTACCTCATCCGTTCCCCATTCGAGTTCGAGCTGCTGGGGCGCACCTTGGACGATGCGGCGGGCGAGGCTCTGGACAAGGCCGCCAAGATGGTCAACCTCCCGTACCCGGGGGGCAAGTTCATCGATCGGCTGGGCCGGGGCGTCACACCCGACGACACGCTCTTTCCCAGGCCCTACACGTCCAATCCCGGCCTGGATTTCAGCTTCAGCGGCCTCAAGACATCGGTTGCCCGCTACGTGGCCGATCATCCGCACCTGAAGCTGCCCGTGCTCCCCGAGGGGGAACTGCCCCACGTGCCGGGCCTCGGTCTCTTCTGCGCCTCCATCAATTCCGCCGTGGCCGACACACTGCGCATCAAGACCAGGCGCGCCATCGCCGCCCACCCGGAGGCCCGCGCCCTGGTGGTGGCGGGCGGGGTGGCGGCCAACTCCATGATCCGCACGGTTCTGGCCGGACTGTGCGCAGAGCACGGCCTGGAGGCGATCTTCCCCTCCTTGTCCCTATGCACGGACAACGCGGCCATGATCGCGCACCTGGGCTGCCTGCTGGCCGGGGCCGGCTACCGCCACGGCCCGGAGCTGGACGCCATACCCCGAGGCAGGCCCGTCCCCTTCGACTACGCCCGGGCGGCAGTGTAA
- the trxA gene encoding thioredoxin, translating to MKPERPCDRLTRFRARRTFSLREEEQQRRDTMAIQVTDANFEEEILKCQLPVLVDFWAPWCGPCRAMGPVIDELANEYTGQVKVTKMNVDENPSTPSKYGIRAIPTLILFKAGEVVEQITGAVSKSSIKEMISQKAL from the coding sequence ATCAAGCCGGAACGCCCTTGCGACCGGCTTACCCGCTTTCGGGCGAGGCGGACTTTTTCGCTTCGTGAAGAAGAACAGCAAAGGAGAGACACAATGGCCATTCAAGTCACCGACGCCAATTTCGAAGAGGAAATCCTCAAGTGCCAGCTGCCCGTCCTGGTGGACTTCTGGGCTCCCTGGTGCGGACCCTGCCGCGCCATGGGTCCGGTGATCGACGAACTGGCCAACGAATACACCGGCCAGGTCAAGGTGACCAAGATGAACGTGGACGAGAATCCCTCCACCCCGAGCAAGTACGGCATCCGCGCCATCCCCACCCTGATCCTGTTCAAGGCCGGTGAAGTGGTCGAGCAGATCACCGGTGCCGTCTCCAAATCTTCCATCAAGGAAATGATCAGCCAGAAGGCGCTCTAG
- the trxB gene encoding thioredoxin-disulfide reductase → MKSFDAVVIGGGPSGMTAALYLARSELSVAMVEMLSPGGQVLMTHFIENYPGYPEGIEGWKLADIFAKHLDSYPAIARLNDEVKAIEPKEGAHRILVGSEWIEARAVIIASGARYKRLGLPGEQELLGKGVSYCALCDGNFFRGQDVAVIGGGNSALEESLYLARLVKKLYLIHRREDFRAQRCYQDRCGINPVIQLVRSSVVEEIVGTDKVEAVTVRDLKTDERTRLDVQGVFIFVGYEPQGGFFPSGIETDPQGFIVTDQNYLTSIPGIYAAGDVRSKNVRQVATAVGDGAAAASTVISYLETLGHH, encoded by the coding sequence ATGAAAAGCTTCGACGCCGTGGTCATCGGAGGAGGGCCGTCCGGCATGACGGCCGCCCTCTATCTGGCCAGGAGCGAACTCAGCGTGGCCATGGTGGAGATGCTCTCCCCCGGCGGCCAGGTGCTGATGACGCACTTCATCGAGAACTACCCCGGATATCCCGAGGGGATCGAAGGCTGGAAACTGGCGGACATTTTCGCCAAGCACCTCGATTCCTATCCCGCCATCGCCAGGCTCAACGACGAGGTCAAGGCCATCGAACCCAAGGAAGGCGCTCACCGCATCCTGGTGGGCTCCGAATGGATCGAGGCCAGGGCCGTGATCATCGCCTCCGGCGCGCGCTACAAGCGCCTGGGCCTGCCGGGCGAGCAGGAGCTTCTCGGCAAGGGTGTCTCCTACTGCGCCCTGTGCGACGGAAACTTTTTCCGCGGCCAGGATGTGGCAGTCATCGGCGGCGGTAACTCCGCGCTCGAGGAATCGCTCTATCTTGCCAGACTGGTGAAAAAGCTCTACCTGATTCACCGCCGCGAGGACTTCCGTGCTCAGCGCTGCTACCAGGACCGTTGCGGGATCAATCCCGTGATACAGTTGGTGCGCAGTTCCGTCGTGGAAGAGATCGTGGGCACCGATAAGGTGGAGGCGGTGACGGTGCGCGACCTCAAGACCGATGAGCGCACGCGTCTGGATGTCCAGGGCGTGTTCATCTTCGTGGGGTACGAGCCCCAGGGCGGGTTCTTCCCGTCCGGAATCGAAACCGATCCCCAGGGGTTCATCGTTACGGACCAGAACTATCTCACCAGCATTCCGGGCATTTACGCCGCCGGGGACGTACGCTCCAAGAACGTCCGCCAGGTCGCTACCGCGGTGGGCGACGGCGCTGCAGCGGCAAGCACCGTCATCAGCTACCTGGAAACCCTGGGCCACCATTAA